The Enterococcus rotai genome includes a window with the following:
- a CDS encoding LPXTG cell wall anchor domain-containing protein — protein sequence MKKVVFCLVALSLALPLTSFAEEVSTTSEVESSSSITSTQESEKENKKTLDSSTSDTSSIENSSSSAPNAYSDLIQTTLVVFQGEKVTAEMLFQDGGYHGAAFRDLKLLEDASTEKIGDYLVKVSFMLYPLEENQGEKQEVTLNMGYTVVKSTPVYDIQFISYNSENNQVKGRLLTTDDASVSNVPIYGENTANYDAVPKNIKEFYPFAKTDSPVLTDAEGYFTLPYQDDFSFAAFSPQSGDYSPIYTLTDKAFAGAAAGTTDSSTPAKSTASSSTSAKETEKKKGLFPNTGEKKTVYFSIAGIAIILLAVLFLFIKSKKNKK from the coding sequence ATGAAAAAAGTAGTTTTTTGTTTGGTCGCTTTATCTTTAGCTCTACCGCTTACAAGTTTTGCAGAAGAAGTTTCAACTACATCGGAAGTTGAAAGCTCTTCCTCTATAACATCCACACAAGAGTCTGAGAAGGAAAACAAAAAAACCTTGGATAGTTCTACATCAGATACAAGTTCCATAGAAAATTCCAGTAGCTCAGCTCCCAACGCTTATAGCGATCTTATCCAAACAACTTTAGTTGTATTTCAAGGAGAAAAAGTGACTGCAGAAATGCTTTTCCAAGATGGTGGCTATCATGGCGCTGCGTTTAGAGATCTTAAGCTTTTAGAGGACGCCTCAACAGAAAAGATAGGAGACTATTTAGTCAAAGTGAGCTTTATGCTCTATCCTTTAGAAGAAAACCAAGGAGAGAAGCAAGAAGTTACACTAAACATGGGCTATACAGTAGTAAAGTCTACGCCAGTGTATGATATCCAATTTATTTCCTATAATTCAGAAAATAACCAAGTTAAGGGGAGGCTCTTAACTACAGATGATGCTTCAGTCAGTAACGTGCCTATCTACGGCGAAAATACCGCTAACTATGATGCAGTTCCTAAAAATATAAAAGAGTTTTATCCCTTTGCCAAAACAGATAGTCCTGTCCTAACAGATGCTGAAGGTTATTTCACTCTTCCATACCAAGATGATTTCAGTTTTGCAGCTTTTTCGCCACAATCAGGTGATTATTCGCCTATCTACACATTAACTGACAAAGCCTTTGCCGGTGCTGCAGCAGGAACAACAGATAGCTCTACACCAGCTAAAAGTACTGCTTCCTCTTCGACTTCTGCTAAAGAAACAGAAAAGAAAAAAGGCTTATTTCCAAACACAGGTGAAAAGAAAACTGTTTACTTTTCAATTGCGGGTATTGCCATTATTCTATTAGCTGTACTATTTCTATTCATTAAAAGTAAAAAAAATAAAAAGTAG
- a CDS encoding ABC transporter substrate-binding protein, producing MKKKLLGLSIVSAVALLALGACGDGKKTGSETNSDSKKIGVLQPVEHGSLDAAFEGFKEGLADNGFKDGDNLTIDYSNAQNDQAQLKSMSEKLVKEKPDLLLGIATPAAQSLLNETTDIPILVTAVTDLVSAKLVKSDEKPGGNVTGTTDIVPIDKQIALLLSIVPDAKTVGIMYNAGEANSKIQADMAEKALTDAGIKSKVLTANSTNDVQQVTTSLAKDVDAIYIPTDNTFASAAAVIGEVAKEHKTPVIAGSIEQVEEGGLATVGIDYKSLGKQTGAMAAKILKGEAKPEDMPVEKAKDLELFVNKDMAKALNIDPDTIKAP from the coding sequence ATGAAAAAGAAACTATTAGGACTAAGCATCGTATCAGCAGTAGCACTATTGGCTCTTGGCGCATGTGGAGATGGCAAAAAGACAGGTAGTGAAACGAATAGTGACAGTAAAAAGATCGGTGTTTTACAACCTGTTGAACACGGCTCACTAGATGCTGCTTTTGAAGGATTCAAAGAAGGTTTAGCTGATAATGGATTCAAAGACGGCGACAACCTAACCATTGACTATAGCAATGCCCAAAATGATCAAGCACAATTAAAAAGCATGAGTGAAAAATTAGTCAAAGAAAAACCAGATCTCTTACTAGGAATCGCAACTCCTGCTGCGCAATCACTGTTGAACGAAACAACAGATATTCCAATTTTAGTTACAGCAGTAACAGATTTAGTGAGTGCTAAACTCGTAAAATCAGATGAGAAACCTGGCGGCAACGTAACTGGAACTACTGATATCGTCCCTATCGACAAACAAATTGCCTTACTATTATCTATCGTCCCTGATGCTAAAACTGTCGGAATCATGTATAACGCAGGTGAAGCCAATTCTAAAATCCAAGCGGATATGGCAGAAAAAGCCTTAACAGATGCTGGCATCAAATCAAAAGTTTTAACGGCTAACTCAACAAACGACGTACAGCAAGTAACGACTAGCTTAGCAAAAGATGTTGATGCAATTTATATTCCAACCGACAACACTTTCGCTTCAGCAGCTGCTGTTATCGGCGAAGTAGCAAAAGAACATAAAACGCCAGTCATTGCAGGTTCTATCGAGCAAGTCGAAGAAGGTGGCTTGGCAACTGTGGGCATCGACTATAAGTCACTCGGCAAACAAACTGGAGCCATGGCAGCAAAAATCCTAAAAGGTGAAGCAAAACCTGAGGATATGCCTGTTGAAAAAGCAAAAGACTTAGAACTTTTCGTGAATAAAGACATGGCAAAAGCGTTGAATATCGATCCAGACACGATCAAAGCACCTTAA
- a CDS encoding ABC transporter permease yields MLDILLSSTSQGLLWSLLAIGVFLTYRILDIADLTTEGSFPLGGAVAAVILAKDPTTWPAPFQSLFDIHYMIAPIFALIIAFIAGMLAGLVSGLLHTKLKIPALLAGIITMTGLYSINSRIMGAPNISLIGTDSIFSHAQSLGLTKINSAIIVGAIIVLLVITLLVLFFKTEIGLATRATGDNIDMSEANGIKTDNMKIIGYMLSNGCIALAGALLVQNNNFADLNSGIGTIVIGLASIIIAEVLFKNKTLGLRLLTIVIGAILYRFILACVLELRVDPADLKLFSAIILVICLSSPLIQKKLGFSKLGKRKGGAN; encoded by the coding sequence TTGTTAGACATATTACTATCTTCAACCTCTCAAGGTCTTCTGTGGTCCTTACTCGCCATCGGAGTCTTCCTGACTTACCGTATTTTAGATATCGCTGATTTAACTACTGAAGGAAGTTTTCCTTTAGGCGGTGCAGTCGCTGCCGTTATTTTAGCAAAAGATCCAACGACTTGGCCGGCGCCATTCCAGTCTTTATTCGATATTCATTATATGATAGCGCCAATTTTTGCATTGATAATTGCCTTTATAGCCGGCATGTTAGCAGGCCTTGTTTCAGGACTTTTACACACAAAATTAAAAATCCCAGCTTTATTAGCAGGAATCATCACGATGACTGGACTTTACAGCATCAACTCGCGCATCATGGGCGCTCCAAATATTTCTCTAATAGGAACAGATTCGATTTTCTCTCACGCTCAATCATTAGGACTCACTAAAATCAACAGTGCAATAATCGTCGGTGCAATCATCGTTCTTTTAGTCATTACTCTACTCGTCTTATTCTTTAAAACTGAAATTGGTTTAGCCACTCGAGCAACGGGTGACAACATCGATATGAGTGAAGCGAACGGAATCAAAACTGACAACATGAAAATCATCGGCTATATGTTGTCAAATGGGTGCATTGCCTTAGCTGGTGCATTACTTGTACAAAATAATAACTTCGCTGATTTGAATTCTGGTATCGGAACGATCGTTATCGGACTTGCTTCCATTATCATTGCAGAAGTTCTCTTTAAAAATAAAACACTTGGTTTGCGTTTGCTTACAATTGTGATTGGTGCAATTTTATACCGTTTTATCCTCGCTTGCGTACTAGAGCTACGTGTCGATCCAGCTGATTTAAAATTATTCTCAGCAATTATTCTGGTGATTTGTCTATCTTCACCATTGATTCAAAAAAAATTAGGTTTTTCTAAACTAGGGAAACGTAAAGGAGGAGCCAACTAA
- a CDS encoding biotin--[acetyl-CoA-carboxylase] ligase, which produces MSTKSQVLTLLMKQAPNFISGEEMAQQLSLSRTAIWKAINELKKEGHIISSSRNKGYCYGKSDVLSAEGIRLALKSATPSLSITVLNSSESTMKDAKLAAINGEPDNTLIVADIQEAPIGRFGRPFFSKAGSGIYMSMLLRPNQNFEEMAQYTVIMAVAVTRAMNKLIKVSTEIKWVNDIYINGKKVCGILSEAMSDVESGQISNVIIGMGINFSLKQEEFPKELRKKATSLFPKEEPTITRNELIAEIWNQFYAILNQLPEQHFLEEYRQKSFVLGKTVSFTQTGVEYEGIAVSINDHGELVVQLHDKTEKILSSGEISLSSINPTT; this is translated from the coding sequence ATGTCTACGAAAAGTCAGGTATTAACCCTATTAATGAAACAAGCCCCCAATTTTATTTCGGGTGAAGAAATGGCGCAACAACTTTCTTTATCTCGAACTGCGATCTGGAAAGCGATCAATGAATTAAAAAAAGAGGGACACATCATTTCAAGTAGTCGTAATAAAGGCTATTGCTACGGAAAATCAGACGTTTTATCAGCAGAAGGAATCCGTTTAGCTCTAAAGTCAGCAACGCCAAGTCTTTCGATCACGGTGCTAAACTCATCAGAATCCACAATGAAAGATGCAAAATTAGCCGCAATCAATGGTGAACCAGATAATACATTGATCGTAGCTGATATCCAAGAGGCGCCGATTGGTCGATTCGGCCGACCTTTCTTCTCAAAAGCAGGTAGTGGCATCTACATGAGCATGTTATTAAGACCAAATCAAAACTTTGAAGAAATGGCACAATATACCGTGATCATGGCTGTAGCAGTCACTCGTGCAATGAACAAGTTGATCAAGGTCTCTACTGAAATCAAATGGGTAAATGATATCTATATCAACGGAAAGAAAGTCTGTGGTATTTTATCAGAAGCAATGAGTGATGTTGAATCGGGACAAATCTCAAATGTCATCATCGGTATGGGAATCAACTTCTCTTTAAAACAAGAGGAATTTCCAAAGGAATTAAGAAAAAAAGCAACCTCTCTATTTCCAAAAGAGGAACCAACGATCACAAGAAACGAACTGATTGCAGAAATCTGGAATCAATTTTATGCCATTCTAAATCAATTACCAGAACAACATTTCTTAGAAGAATATCGCCAAAAATCATTTGTCCTCGGCAAGACTGTTTCGTTCACTCAAACAGGTGTTGAATATGAAGGAATTGCAGTCTCCATCAATGATCATGGTGAATTAGTCGTACAACTCCATGACAAAACAGAAAAGATCCTTTCTTCTGGGGAAATCAGTTTAAGCAGCATCAATCCAACGACTTAA
- the pplA gene encoding extracellular electron transfer flavoprotein PplA: MKMNKIVKGFTAIALSSLLLAACGSDQKKDTAKSSESTTATSKTAESSTVAEKEAGADLQDGTYKLEEKNESNGYRATFEMTVKDGKITESKYDNINADGKSKADDKDYEKNMKDKSGVGPAEYIKELNDSFVKAQSADGVEVVTGATHSSESFQNYAQQLIQAAQAGDTKTIEIDNGADLKDGTYALKEKNNSNGYHTEFSIVVKDGKVTESNYDNVNDEGKSKKDDADYNKNMKDKSGVGPAEYIKTLNEELVKAMNEKDGSAANVEVVTGATHSSHSFVIYAEQLVNAAEKGDTNEIVVDNIVMKK; this comes from the coding sequence ATGAAAATGAACAAAATTGTAAAGGGCTTCACAGCTATCGCACTTTCATCTCTTTTATTAGCAGCATGTGGATCAGATCAAAAGAAAGACACAGCGAAATCTTCTGAATCAACTACTGCAACATCAAAAACAGCTGAATCTTCTACAGTAGCAGAAAAAGAAGCTGGTGCAGATTTACAAGATGGTACTTATAAATTAGAAGAAAAAAATGAATCTAATGGTTACCGTGCAACATTTGAAATGACTGTTAAAGACGGCAAAATCACTGAATCTAAATATGACAATATCAATGCTGATGGTAAATCAAAAGCAGATGATAAAGACTATGAAAAAAATATGAAAGACAAATCAGGCGTAGGCCCAGCTGAATACATCAAAGAATTAAACGATTCTTTTGTTAAAGCACAAAGCGCTGATGGCGTAGAAGTAGTAACTGGTGCGACTCACTCAAGTGAATCATTCCAAAACTATGCACAACAATTGATTCAAGCAGCTCAAGCTGGCGATACTAAAACAATCGAAATCGACAATGGTGCTGACCTTAAAGATGGTACGTATGCATTGAAAGAAAAAAATAATTCAAATGGCTACCATACTGAATTTTCAATCGTTGTAAAAGATGGTAAAGTAACAGAATCTAACTACGATAACGTGAATGATGAAGGCAAATCTAAAAAAGATGACGCTGACTACAACAAAAACATGAAAGACAAATCAGGTGTAGGCCCAGCTGAATACATTAAAACTTTAAACGAAGAATTAGTGAAAGCAATGAACGAAAAAGACGGTTCAGCTGCAAACGTAGAAGTAGTAACTGGTGCAACTCACAGTTCTCATTCATTCGTAATCTACGCTGAACAATTAGTGAATGCTGCTGAAAAAGGCGACACTAACGAAATCGTTGTAGACAACATTGTAATGAAAAAATAA
- a CDS encoding FAD:protein FMN transferase — protein sequence MKNKKSLIILMTVLFLAVLAGCNSKEKTEETKINKEPYSDQQSLLGTYVQVRIYDDGKEDVLEKAFARVKELGDKITVNEKGSEIDKINEQAGIKPVKVSDDIFPLLKRAYEYSEDSSGGFDMAIGPITQLWHIGFDDARKPSQEEIDQALKLVDYHKVKLNDEDKTVYLEEKGMQLDLGAIAKGFITDEVVKVLKDNGVTTAIVDLGGNVYVLGHSPRGKDMDWNVGIQDPNKARNTVIGTIQESNKTLVTSGIYERFLEVDGKKYHHLFDPKTGYPFDNDIAGVTVITKESIDGDGLSTAVFSMGVKKGLDYAEGLKDVDVIFVTKEDTVFVSKDIEKVFELGKDSGYTMGDRKDLK from the coding sequence ATGAAAAACAAAAAATCACTGATCATCTTAATGACAGTACTATTTTTAGCTGTCTTAGCAGGATGTAACTCAAAGGAGAAGACGGAAGAAACCAAAATCAACAAAGAACCTTATTCAGATCAACAATCGCTATTAGGAACTTATGTACAAGTGAGAATCTATGATGACGGTAAAGAAGATGTATTAGAAAAAGCCTTTGCCAGAGTGAAAGAGCTAGGCGATAAAATCACGGTCAACGAAAAAGGCTCTGAAATCGATAAAATAAACGAACAAGCTGGGATCAAACCAGTCAAAGTCTCTGATGATATCTTCCCGTTATTGAAACGAGCATATGAATATAGTGAAGATTCTTCCGGTGGTTTTGATATGGCAATCGGTCCAATCACACAATTATGGCATATTGGCTTTGATGATGCTCGTAAACCTTCACAAGAAGAAATCGACCAAGCGTTAAAATTAGTTGATTATCATAAAGTAAAATTAAATGATGAAGATAAAACGGTCTATCTTGAAGAAAAAGGAATGCAACTTGATCTAGGTGCAATCGCCAAAGGATTTATTACAGATGAAGTCGTGAAAGTTTTGAAAGATAATGGCGTAACGACTGCAATTGTGGATTTAGGTGGAAATGTTTATGTGCTAGGACATAGCCCTCGTGGTAAAGATATGGACTGGAATGTAGGAATACAAGATCCTAACAAAGCCCGTAATACAGTAATCGGAACGATTCAAGAAAGCAATAAAACATTAGTAACTTCTGGTATTTATGAGCGCTTTTTAGAAGTAGATGGTAAAAAATACCATCATTTATTTGACCCTAAAACAGGTTATCCTTTCGATAATGATATCGCAGGTGTCACTGTGATCACGAAGGAATCGATCGATGGCGATGGACTTTCAACAGCTGTATTTTCAATGGGGGTCAAAAAAGGTTTAGATTACGCTGAAGGCTTGAAAGATGTTGATGTGATTTTTGTTACAAAAGAGGATACCGTATTTGTAAGTAAAGATATCGAAAAGGTTTTTGAGTTAGGAAAAGATTCAGGTTATACAATGGGTGATCGTAAAGACCTGAAATAA
- the menA gene encoding 1,4-dihydroxy-2-naphthoate polyprenyltransferase has translation MSLKVFLQVVEIQTKLASLFPFAVGVLFSIAYFQEFQLGYTVLFFIGMVVFDMATTAINNYMDFKKAKSEVYKYEENIIGSSGIKPVLVRNMIFGMVAFSAVIGIFLTVQTGWLFLVMGGVCCFIGIFYTFGPIPLSRMPLGEVFSGFTMGLGIFAMTIYLNVQDKRPFYLLLDWGRGTFALTGNLWAVLAIIWASLPMVFTIANIMLANNLRDLDTDIENHRYTLVYYIGREHGVILFQLLMLACYAVVLIGWPLGVYHWPILTVFLSLPTVWKNLQSFKKELPHPKSFGYSIKNLLAFNGSYLLGLFLTIILEKI, from the coding sequence ATGTCTTTGAAAGTATTTTTGCAGGTTGTGGAAATTCAGACGAAATTAGCGAGTCTATTTCCTTTTGCAGTTGGGGTGTTATTTTCGATTGCTTATTTCCAAGAGTTTCAGTTAGGCTATACAGTTTTGTTTTTCATAGGAATGGTTGTTTTTGATATGGCGACGACTGCCATCAATAATTATATGGACTTTAAAAAAGCAAAATCTGAAGTATATAAATATGAAGAGAATATTATTGGTAGCTCTGGGATTAAACCTGTTCTTGTGAGAAATATGATCTTTGGAATGGTTGCTTTTTCCGCTGTGATTGGGATCTTTTTAACGGTTCAAACAGGTTGGCTATTTTTGGTAATGGGCGGCGTGTGCTGTTTTATTGGGATTTTCTACACGTTTGGGCCAATTCCGTTATCGCGGATGCCTTTAGGTGAGGTTTTCAGTGGATTTACAATGGGACTTGGGATTTTTGCGATGACGATTTATTTGAATGTTCAAGATAAACGACCATTTTATCTATTGCTTGATTGGGGTCGTGGAACATTCGCCTTGACAGGAAATTTGTGGGCAGTACTAGCGATCATTTGGGCCTCTTTGCCGATGGTCTTCACGATTGCCAATATCATGTTGGCAAATAACTTGAGAGATTTAGACACGGATATTGAAAATCATCGTTATACGTTGGTTTATTATATTGGTCGAGAGCATGGTGTGATATTATTTCAACTATTGATGTTAGCCTGCTATGCAGTTGTCTTGATTGGGTGGCCATTGGGTGTATATCATTGGCCGATTTTGACTGTATTTTTATCACTGCCAACTGTTTGGAAAAATCTTCAGTCATTTAAAAAAGAGTTACCTCATCCAAAAAGTTTTGGCTATTCGATAAAAAATCTATTAGCATTTAACGGTAGCTATTTACTAGGGTTATTCTTAACGATTATTTTAGAAAAAATTTAA
- a CDS encoding ABC transporter ATP-binding protein → MEPVLTIKNLHQYFERGTVNENHVLKGIDLTINQGEFITIIGGNGAGKSTLLNSIAGTLPIEEGQLTLNGKDITKQRVVARSKQISRVFQDPKMGTAVRLTVEENMALAMKRGKKRGLGNGVRKNDRNFFKEQLASLNLGLENRLGAEIGLLSGGQRQAITLLMATLIRPELILLDEHTAALDPKTSITVMELTEKLIQEQNLTAFMVTHDMEDAIRYGNRLIMLHQGQVVVDVPAEQKKDLTVNELMEMFHKNSGSELKDDQLLLV, encoded by the coding sequence ATGGAACCTGTACTAACAATCAAAAATTTACACCAATATTTCGAGCGTGGAACAGTCAATGAAAACCATGTACTTAAAGGCATTGATTTAACGATCAATCAAGGTGAATTCATTACGATCATCGGTGGCAACGGTGCTGGTAAATCGACTTTGCTAAACAGCATTGCTGGAACATTACCGATTGAAGAAGGGCAATTGACTTTAAATGGTAAAGATATTACCAAACAGCGTGTCGTTGCTCGCTCTAAACAAATCAGCCGTGTGTTTCAAGATCCAAAAATGGGGACTGCTGTACGTTTAACTGTGGAAGAAAACATGGCCCTTGCAATGAAACGTGGAAAAAAACGCGGTTTGGGAAATGGCGTTCGTAAAAATGACCGTAATTTCTTCAAAGAACAATTAGCCAGTTTGAACTTAGGTTTAGAAAATCGCCTAGGTGCGGAAATTGGTTTATTATCTGGCGGACAACGCCAAGCAATCACTTTGCTTATGGCTACCTTGATTCGTCCCGAACTAATTTTATTGGATGAACATACCGCAGCCTTAGATCCTAAAACATCGATCACAGTTATGGAGCTAACTGAAAAATTAATACAGGAACAAAACCTGACAGCCTTCATGGTTACTCACGATATGGAAGACGCGATTCGTTATGGCAACCGTCTGATTATGCTTCATCAAGGGCAAGTTGTAGTAGATGTTCCTGCCGAACAGAAAAAAGATCTAACCGTTAACGAGTTGATGGAAATGTTCCACAAAAATAGCGGTAGTGAATTAAAAGATGATCAACTGCTACTAGTTTAA
- a CDS encoding zinc ribbon domain-containing protein has translation MEKQQYVCDKCGNTHYVSDQFQATGGNFSKIFDIQNKKFITVSCTRCGFTELYRGQTSDGWNVLDFLMGG, from the coding sequence ATGGAAAAGCAACAATATGTTTGTGATAAGTGTGGCAACACACATTATGTATCAGATCAGTTTCAAGCAACAGGAGGAAACTTTTCAAAGATTTTTGATATACAAAATAAGAAATTTATCACAGTGAGCTGTACGAGATGCGGATTTACGGAATTGTATCGTGGTCAAACATCAGATGGCTGGAATGTTTTAGACTTTTTAATGGGTGGTTAA